The stretch of DNA TATCTTTCAGCAAATTCTGTGTTCCATGCAAGAACAAAACACATTGAGGTTGACTATCACTTCGTGCGTGAAAGAGTAGCCAAGAGATTACTTGATATTCGTTTCATTCCCACTAATGATCAAGTTGCCGATGGTTTTACCAAAGCCTTATCATGGCGCAAGTTGGAAGACTTCAAAGGCAATCTCAACTTAGTAAAGTTATGATTGAGAGGGAGTGTTAGAATATCTGTACGTATATACGGTGTGTATAAACCGTATATACAATAGGGATAGAGTTTGGCGTGCGTGTTGTAATCCTGGTTCGTTAGGTTGTTGTGATCGATCCTTATCCCTGTATAGATTACTTGGGGATCAATCCACGACCTAACTACCAAATCTTATAACCCTCATCTATGGCTATATAAACACGTAACGCGTCCCTGCTAGACATACGCTTAACAACAATTTTACACTCGGCAGGAAGGCGAGCAGCAGAAAGCTGCAGCGGAGCGGGCCAGCGAGGCGCTGGCCAAAGAAAAGGAGGCCGGCGAGAAGCATGCGGCCCGGGTGGCGGAGATCAAGGAAGACCTCAAGGGGCTTTACGCTCAGCCTGATACCCTTCAGAAAGAGAAGAACAAGCTGGCCTCCGAGCTCGCAACGGCGAGCACGGCCTGTAAGGAGGCCACGACCCAGGCCCGGGCGGATCTCGATGTGCTTTAAAAGGTGAAGCAGATCACCGCTGGTAAGCCATACCTGCTTCGCTGCGTTTCTGGTGACAGCCGATTTGCTCATGCCTCTTACGCAAGTCTGACGTTCTTCAGGGGCCTTTGGAGACCTACCGCGGAGTGTCTCGGGTGCCGGCTCCTACTTCGCTGCTCATCCAGATGCGTCTGAGGAGACGGCCTTCTCGGCCCAATTCCAAGCGCCTGAGCACCTGCCGCTATTGAATAACCGGATGAAGCAGCTGGCGGAGCTGTACCGTGCGGCCCGGCCAGCGATGCAAGACCTCTGCATCAACCCCTGGCCTGCCGAGCCGATGCTAaccagcttcttcggcctggtgagcaTACTTCGAGAGGCCAGCTCCTATTTTCTAGttgacatgcatgatactagctactATTATATTTTATCCGGcctaagtgtctcaactttgtattGAAGTTAAGACACTTATTGTGGGACGGAGCAAGTAATATGTACTATAAGATAAGAAAGAGGTAAGATATAAGACAAGATTTGATTACATGATACATTGTGTCCACTATATTTTTCCAGGCCTCATTTTTATAGTAGATCCTTATTTATGTCACCTATAACCTCATACATGCTGTAAAAACTTCCATAGCAAGGCATGGAGGCATGGACTATCTTCTTGCTGAGCGTCACATGCAACTTTCTTGCGTAAGAAAATAAGATAATGCCCAAAACGGCAAAACATATTACATGTAGCGTCAATGCTAGATAACATTTGACGGCGAGCTTATTTCTTCAGTTCCTCAGCGCCACAGCAGGCAGCGTCGTCTTTTCACGTTTGGTTTGCTGATCCGCGGCCGCGGCTCGGTCTTGCGCGGTTGCCACCACCGGCGTTGGCGGCTGAGGAGCGGCGGGGCCGCACCATGGGCACCCCGCGTGGACCGGCCGGCCGCCCTGCGGCGACGGAGGCCCATAACGGTAGTACACACCACCTGCATCGGCCGAAAACCAAACGTACGTATAGTTAGTTTACATGTAGAACTCACGATCGAGTGCAATTATACCGCTGGTGTTATTGTTACTTCGGATGCCCGCCGAGCATGGCATGGGGCAGCAGATGAGCAAGGCAGCAAGGACGACGACTAGGAGCGccggagaagaagaccaagtGTTGGAGGAGCGGCGCGCCATGGTCGGCTCTCCTCTCTCTGGTCGACGATAATCCTTGGATCAGAGCAACGTACAGCTGTGTGAAGCAAGGTTCAACGGCAGCGCATATGGTATATGCAAGAGTGGTAATGGCGCTTGTTTTATACTTACTGGAGGCGCTCCCCattagtctctctctctctctctctctcatatgATGACAAACAAAGGTCCAATGGTCAAAGTCAATCGGTCTTGAAAAGAAACTGGTCGGCAGACACTACATTACACTAAACGAGTCATGTCCCTGTGCACCTATCAGCGCCGTCCATCATCCCGTGGC from Triticum urartu cultivar G1812 chromosome 3, Tu2.1, whole genome shotgun sequence encodes:
- the LOC125547492 gene encoding uncharacterized protein LOC125547492 — its product is MARRSSNTWSSSPALLVVVLAALLICCPMPCSAGIRSGVYYRYGPPSPQGGRPVHAGCPWCGPAAPQPPTPVVATAQDRAAAADQQTKREKTTLPAVALRN